CCATGCCGCCGCCTTCACGCAAGTCGCCGCCGGCACCCCCTGCACCGTGGGCCCGTCGAGGCGGAAGAGCGCGAGATCGTCGGACAGGCAGTCCCAGCCTGCGCCGGCGAGCGTCAGGGCGAGGCACGACTTGCCGCTGCCGCTGCCGGCCGGGAGCAGCACCCCCCTGCCGCCGACGCTGACCACGGCGGCGTGCACGCAGGCGTCGAAATCGGTCCGGTTGATGGCCGCGTGGGTGAGCGCGGCCTTCACCTGCGACGCGACTTCCGCGATCTCCCCGCATTGCTCGGCGACCTCGCCGTCGACGAGGACACGGTAGCCGTCCGCGTCCTCGACGACCCGCGCCTCGACGCCGGCGCCGTCGGCCTGGCATTCCAGGTGGCCCATGGCGGAGAGGAAGCTCTCACGAAGTTTTGATGACGGAAATGTAACGTCGAAGACGGTGCCCAGCAGGCCGACGCGAACGGGCGCGACCGGCGACGGCTCCCGGTCCGGCGCGGCGACGGCCCGCGCGGGATCCGGGCGCGGGGAATGGGCCGCAGGTTCGGGCGCGCCGGCCTCGACGAGACGGTCGAGCGAGGCGAGGATGCCGTCGACCGTCTGCCGGGCCTCGTCGCGCGAGACACCGAAATCGTCGGCGAACACGCGGACGATATCGTCCTCACCCAGCCCATCGTCGAGACAGCACCACAAGAATGCCGACTGGGCGTCGAGGGCGAAGACGGCTTCCCGGGCCGGGTCGAGCAGAAGAGCCGAACCTCCGATTGGGTGGAGCGTCAAGCATCGCTTCTGGTTTACTTCCCTAAAGTATGGCATTCCCTGATACATTGCTTGACACAAAGCGCTCTTATTAATAACTAACCAGTAGCAAGCGCATTTGAGCCTTGCAAGCAGGGTGGCACCTTAATGTCAAATGACAGCTGTGATCTTTCAAGGCGTAAATTTTTCCGCGACGCCTCGCATGTCGGCGCAGGCGCAGCAACAGTTTTATTGTTTTCGGCGACGACGGTTCCCAAGGCTCTCGCCGGCCACTACGGCCACTCGGGCGGTCCCCGTCCGGGTCACGGGACTCCTCCCGGCCATGGTGGCACCCCTCCTGGCCATGGCGGTACTCCGCCCGGCCACGGCGGCACCCCTCCGGGGCGGCATTAACCGCACCGGCTGAGGCGCTTCCCCCTCCGTTGGAGCGGGAGACGTGCTCAGGCCTGACCGCCGAACGATACAAACAAAGCTGTGTTTGACGACTGACGATTGAACAGGTTTTTGGCGGGGCGATCCGGCACTCAGCTGCCGTGATCGACCCGCCTTCTTTATGTCGTCCGGCGAAATTCAAATCCGCTCCAAGATCCTCGGAGCGTTCCTCGCGCCACATCCATCGCCCGGTCGAACCGGGCGAGCTGACCTGGACCGGCTACAGCCCGGCGGCGGCCCGGGCGATCTCGTCGAGGAGGGCTTCAACCTCCTTCATCGGACCGTCGGGCATCAGCCTGTAGCCGATGGCAACGGTGGAATCGGTGTCGGTCACGAAGACACCGTAGGGGCAGAAGGCGATGTTGGCGGGATCGACCTCCATCATCTTGCGCGACAGAACGGCCGAGCAGAACAGGAAGACGTCAGCGTTGTCGAAGAGATCCTTTGCGCCGCCGACATCGTCCTTCGTCCGACTTAGCATCGCGCCGACGTGGCTGACGTAGTCGACCACGAGGCCGTGCCCGATGATCTCGTTCTCGATTGCAAAGGTCGCATCCTCGAACGAGCCGTCGAAGGTGTACATCTTGACGCCCTCGGCCGACGCCACAGCCGGTATGGCGGCGATGAACATCGACGCAAGCCACCGTTTCATCCCGTTGCCCTCCAATTTTCCACTGCCGGCCTACTCGACTGCGCCCGCGCCGAGGCCGTCATCCTCGACGCTGCCGGGCGTCACGTCGAGGATGCGAGCGCGCATTACGACCCGGGCCGTGCCGGGGATGCAGTCCTGCATGCACGGCTCGCCGGTGGAGTGATACTGCGGCTCCTCCGGCCGCGTGTCGTCGATGAAGTTGTCCTCGTTCGGAAGCCGGATTTCGGTAAAGTTTTCTTTCGAGAGGACGAAGTCTTCTTCGGTGACGACATCATTCATATAAAGAAGATACGCTGTGAGCGCATAGACGTCATCGTCGGATAGAGAATGGGCATTGCCGTACGGCATCGCCCTGCGGATGTAATCGTAAACCGTCGACAGGTACGGCCAGTAGGAGCCGATGGTCTTTTCCGGGCGGTCGTCGGTCAGCGTGTCCTGTCCGCCGGCGAGGACCGGCCAGCGATCGACGCCCTCGGCGAAGACGCCGTGGCAGACGGCGCACTGCTCCTGAAACAGCGCATCGCCGTCGCTGACGCTACCGGACCCCTCCGGAAGTCCCGCCCCGTCGGGACGGACGTCGACGTCCCAGGCAGCGATCTCGTTGGCGGTTGCCGCGCGGCCGAGCCTATAGACGCCGCCCACGCGAGTTTGTGTGACTACCCCGGACCGAGGCGCCGCGGCCGGGGTCACCGCGGGGGTGGCACCGTCGGACGTTGCACTCGCGTCCTGGTCGCCCGCCCCGTTGCCGCCCGTCTCCGAGTACGACGCGAGGTAGCCGATCACAGCGCTAACGTCCGCGTCCTGCTTCAGGCCGGCGAAGGCCATCTTCGTGCCGGGGACGATCTGGCGCGGGTTGCGCAAGAAGGTTTCGAGCGCTTCTGGGGTCCAGACGACTCCTTCCCCGCCCTTCTCCGCCATTGCCGGGGAGTACTTGAAGCCCTCGACCCCGCCGGCCGGGCGTCCAACCACGCCGTTGAGGTGCGGGCCGATCTTATTCGCCGCTCCGTCCCCGACCGCGTGGCAGGCGGTGCACATCCGGAAGGCGCGCGGCATGTCCTGCGCCAGCGACGGCGTCACCGCAAGGACCAGAGCGGCGGAGAGAACGCTAGGAAATTTCGACATTTTCTGCGCTTCCGTCGGACTTGATGTGCCAGGTCTGGATGCCGTTGTTGTGGTAGATCGAGTTGTCGCCCCGTGCGGCGCGCAGCACGTCCTTGGTCGGCTGCACCACGCCCGCCTCGTCCATCGCCCGCGATTGGAGGAAGAGCTCCGAGCCATCCCAGTCGATGTCGAGGTAGAATCGGTGGAGCGCCTTGGACAGGCTCGGCCCGTCGATCCGCGCCGAACGCCAATTGCGGCCGCCGTCGATGGAGACGTCGACGCGCGTCACACGGCCGTTGCCGGACCATGCAATGCCGGAGATCACCATCGGGCCCGGACCGTGTCCGACGGGCTTTTGCGGCGACGGGCTGGTAATGACGGACTTGACGTCCATCACCCAGGTAAACCGGCGCGCTTTGCCGTTGGTGAGAAGGTCGGTGTACTTGCTCGTCTCCTCGCGTTGCTGCCAGGGTTTGTCCCCGACCTCCAGCCGGCGCAACCACTTGACCCACATGTTGCCTTCCCAGCCCGGGACTACGAGGCGGAGCGGGTAGCCCTGTTCCGGACGGAGCGCCTCGCCATTCATTCTGAAGGCGACGAGACAGTCGTCCATCGCCTTCTCGAGCGGGACGGAGCGGGTCATGAGGGAGGCGTCGGCGCCTTCGGGCAGCACCCAGGCAGCGGACGACCTGAGGCCCGCCTCCTCCAGCAGCGTCGAGAGCTTTACGCCAGTGTACATCACGCAGTGGAGCATACCGTGCGTATACTGGCAGCCGTTGAGCTGGGCACCGCGCCACTCCATGCCGGAGTTCGCCGCGCATTCCAGAAAGTAGATCCGGTTCTCGCGCGGGAAGCGCATCAGGTCGGCCATCGTGAAGACGAGCGGCGTCTCGACGAGGCCGTTGATCATCAGCCGGTGCTCGGCCGGGTCGATCTCGGCAACGCCCGCGTGATGGCGTTCAAAGCACAGACCGTTCGGCGTGATGATGCCGTCCAGCTCGTGGATCGGGGTGAAGTTGACCGAGCTTTCGGTCGATGCGGTGAGCCACGCGACGTCGCGGCGGACGACGTGGCTCTCGTATGGTGAGGGCACTCCGTAGGGCGCCGCCTCGACGCCGGGGCCGAGATACTGGTTCCAGGGCTTGACCTCGAGGATCGCCGGATCGCCCTCCGCAGCGGAAGCCCGCCCGGCCAGCGCCGCACCGCCGAGAGCCACGCCGGCGGTCAGGAGCTTGCGGCGATCGATGCCGTTCTCACTCATCTCAACACTCCCTGGCCATTCACATCTTCACCGCGACGGTCTCCGCCGCTGCGGTCACGACGGGGTGGTCGGCGAAG
The window above is part of the Acuticoccus sediminis genome. Proteins encoded here:
- a CDS encoding PqqD family peptide modification chaperone; translated protein: MTLHPIGGSALLLDPAREAVFALDAQSAFLWCCLDDGLGEDDIVRVFADDFGVSRDEARQTVDGILASLDRLVEAGAPEPAAHSPRPDPARAVAAPDREPSPVAPVRVGLLGTVFDVTFPSSKLRESFLSAMGHLECQADGAGVEARVVEDADGYRVLVDGEVAEQCGEIAEVASQVKAALTHAAINRTDFDACVHAAVVSVGGRGVLLPAGSGSGKSCLALTLAGAGWDCLSDDLALFRLDGPTVQGVPAATCVKAAAWEAMTAIHPALETLPVHRRIDGKVIKYLSVARVDSAPEPVRAIIFPTFEAGAGAELTRLLPEEALGEFLASILAWRARLTASVVDGLIGFIEATPCYRLRYGASEDAVAVFRGLFPTATDEAGR
- a CDS encoding c-type cytochrome, translating into MTPSLAQDMPRAFRMCTACHAVGDGAANKIGPHLNGVVGRPAGGVEGFKYSPAMAEKGGEGVVWTPEALETFLRNPRQIVPGTKMAFAGLKQDADVSAVIGYLASYSETGGNGAGDQDASATSDGATPAVTPAAAPRSGVVTQTRVGGVYRLGRAATANEIAAWDVDVRPDGAGLPEGSGSVSDGDALFQEQCAVCHGVFAEGVDRWPVLAGGQDTLTDDRPEKTIGSYWPYLSTVYDYIRRAMPYGNAHSLSDDDVYALTAYLLYMNDVVTEEDFVLSKENFTEIRLPNEDNFIDDTRPEEPQYHSTGEPCMQDCIPGTARVVMRARILDVTPGSVEDDGLGAGAVE
- a CDS encoding DUF302 domain-containing protein is translated as MKRWLASMFIAAIPAVASAEGVKMYTFDGSFEDATFAIENEIIGHGLVVDYVSHVGAMLSRTKDDVGGAKDLFDNADVFLFCSAVLSRKMMEVDPANIAFCPYGVFVTDTDSTVAIGYRLMPDGPMKEVEALLDEIARAAAGL
- the soxC gene encoding sulfite dehydrogenase, with the protein product MSENGIDRRKLLTAGVALGGAALAGRASAAEGDPAILEVKPWNQYLGPGVEAAPYGVPSPYESHVVRRDVAWLTASTESSVNFTPIHELDGIITPNGLCFERHHAGVAEIDPAEHRLMINGLVETPLVFTMADLMRFPRENRIYFLECAANSGMEWRGAQLNGCQYTHGMLHCVMYTGVKLSTLLEEAGLRSSAAWVLPEGADASLMTRSVPLEKAMDDCLVAFRMNGEALRPEQGYPLRLVVPGWEGNMWVKWLRRLEVGDKPWQQREETSKYTDLLTNGKARRFTWVMDVKSVITSPSPQKPVGHGPGPMVISGIAWSGNGRVTRVDVSIDGGRNWRSARIDGPSLSKALHRFYLDIDWDGSELFLQSRAMDEAGVVQPTKDVLRAARGDNSIYHNNGIQTWHIKSDGSAENVEIS